Proteins co-encoded in one Pelobates fuscus isolate aPelFus1 chromosome 5, aPelFus1.pri, whole genome shotgun sequence genomic window:
- the LOC134612577 gene encoding uncharacterized protein LOC134612577: protein MKSKCGLRFLLVAVLLSAFSIWFLPVNSATTDIFLLLAGRTSIRTKTVTESYEDSTYATHDVNTRDLDTNITVAVTLLAKPEEVTDIQGSSYNSTLSDKDTQSAFIPSKDTSPTRNSLYALLEFTTFNPVTESNTDKQSFTVPDLNTQDTNSSGIVTPEPSLAPEFSTAGMGDNQTACIRSTGITEAEVLAIVVGAVFMTILLSALLYQLAVYMKKKKTKRPSSVYIIENELHKYDMEANGDTRL from the exons TGTTACTGAGTGCATTTAGTATTTGGTTTCTGCCGGTTAATTCAGCTACTACGGATATATTTTTATTACTTGCTGGTAGAACATCCATCAGAACAAAGACTGTGACTGAATCCTACGAGGACAGTACATATGCAACACATGATGTCAATACCAGAGATCTGGATACAAACATTACAGTCGCAGTAACATTACTGGCTAAGCCAGAGGAAGTCACAGACATTCAAGGAAGCTCTTACAATTCAACACTGAGTGATAAAGATACTCAATCTGCATTTATCCCAAGTAAAGATACATCACCAACTCGAAACAGCCTATACGCTTTACTGGAGTTTACAACATTCAATCCTGTAACAGAGTCTAACACCGACAAACAAAGCTTTACAGTGCCAGACCTCAACACACAAGATACCAATTCATCTGGGATTGTTACTCCTGAACCATCACTGGCTCCAGAATTCTCAACTGCAGGAATGGGGGACAACCAAACTGCCTGTATACGCAGCACAGGTATAACAGAAGCCGAAGTTTTAGCTATTGTCGTTGGAGCTGTATTCATGACCATTTTACTAA GTGCTTTGCTCTACCAGCTCGCTGTTtacatgaagaagaaaaaaacaaagaggCCAAGCTCAGTTTACATCATTGAAAATGAACTGCACAAGTATGACATGGAAGCAAATGGTGACACAAGGCTGTAG